A single Nomascus leucogenys isolate Asia chromosome 14, Asia_NLE_v1, whole genome shotgun sequence DNA region contains:
- the LOC100606216 gene encoding keratin, type I cytoskeletal 17-like: MEGFPEVASEIQSPVGAVIFLSLPLEKCAVKASGGRQLLTKELNCKVATNSKLVQSGKSEILELRRTMQALEIELQSQLSTKASLEGNLTETENRYCMQLSQIQGLIGSVEEQLAQLRCEMEQQNQEYKILLDMNTWLEQESATYRHLLEGEDAQ; encoded by the exons ATGGAAGGGTTTCCAGAGGTTGCCAGTGAGATTCAAAGCCCTGTGGGTGCCGTGATCTTCCTAAGCTTGCCTTTAGAGAAGTGTGCTGTCAAAGCTTCAGGAGGCCGCCAGCTTCTG ACAAAGGAGCTGAACTGCAAGGTGGCTACCAACAGCAAGCTGGTGCAGAGTGGCAAGAGCGAGATTTTGGAGCTCCGGCGCACCATGCAGGCCTTGGAGATCgagctgcagtcccagctcaGCACG AAAGCATCCCTGGAGGGCAACCTGACGGAGACAGAGAACCGCTACTGCATGCAGCTGTCCCAGATCCAGGGGCTGATCGGCAGCGTGGAGGAGCAGCTGGCCCAGCTTCGCTGCGAGATGGAGCAGCAGAACCAGGAGTACAAGATCCTCCTGGACATGAAtacgtggctggagcaggagagcGCCACCTACCGCCACCTGCTGGAGGGCGAGGATGCCCAGTGA